The DNA sequence TTTTCACCGATGCACGAACTTTCATCACCAACTCCTCGAACCTTATGGGTACTCAGCGCAACATGCCGCTGCCGTAACCCTTCAGGTTGGCTTTCTTCATCAGGGATTCGTACTGGTGCGAAACGAGGTGCGATTGTACTTGGGACATGAAGTCCATCACAACCACGACCACGATCAGCAACGAGGTCCCGCCAAGGTAGAACGGAACGTTTGCTGCAACCACCAGGAACTGGGGCAACAAGCACACGGCCGTCATGTAAAGAGCACCGAACATGGTCAAGCGAGTCAAAACGCCATCAATATAGCGCGCGGACTGCTCACCTGGACGGATGCCCGGAATAAAGGCACCGGACTTCTTCAGGTTTTCCGCTACGTCTTTCGGATTGAACATCAACGCCGTATAGAAGAAGCAGAAGAAAATAATCCCTGCACTAAACAGCAGAATATTCAACGGCTGACCAGGAGCGATCGACTGCGAGATGTCCTGCAACCAGCCCATACCTTCAGACTGACCGAACCAGGCACCCAACGAAGCCGGGAACAGCAAAATGCTGCTCGCGAAAATAGCCGGAATAACACCGGCCATGTTCACCTTCAGCGGCAAGTGGCTTGTCTGCGCAGCAAAAACCTTGCGGCCCTGCTGACGCTTGGCGTAGTGAACAGCGATACGACGCTGACCACGCTCAATGAACACCACGAAACCGATAATCGCTACTGCCAGCAAACCGATGGCAACCAAGGCAAAGATGTTGATATCGCCCTGACGCGCAGACTCGAAAGACTGCCCGATTGCTCTCGGAAGACCGGCGACGATACCCGAAAAAATCAACATCGAGATACCGTTGCCTACACCACGCTCAGTAATCTGCTCACCCAGCCACATCATGAACATCGCGCCAGCCACAAACGTGGAAACCGCGACGAAATGGAAGCCAAAGTCACCAGTGAACGCAACGCCCTGCCCCGCCAGACCAATGGACATGCCAATGGCCTGAACGAGAGCGAGGACGACGGTGCCGTAGCGGGTGTACTGGCTGATCTTGCGACGGCCAGCTTCACCTTCCTTCTTCAACTGCTCCAGCTGCGGGCTGACGGCGGTCATCAGCTGCATGATGATCGATGCCGAAATGTACGGCATGATCCCCAGTGCAAAGATGCTCATCCGCTCCAGCGCGCCGCCGGAAAACATGTTGAACAAGCTAAGAATGGTCCCCTCATTCTGTCGAAACAGGTCTGCGAGTCGGTCCGGGTTGATACCTGGAACCGGGATGTGTGCGCCTATTCGGTAGACGATAATCGCCAGGAACAGAAAACGCAGACGAGCCCAAAGTTCAGACATACCGCCTTTGCCGAGCGCAGAGAGAGCACCTTGCTTAGCCATTTATTCCTCGAACTTGCCGCCAGCTGCTTCGATAGCCGCACGCGCACCTTTGGTGGCGCCGATTCCCTTGCCGATAGTGACAGCGCGAGTCACTTCACCGGACAGCATGATTTTCACACGCTGTACGTTGACGTTGATCACGTTGGCATCTTTCAGGGACTGCACGGTGACGATGTCGCCTTCCACTTTAGCCAGCTCGGACAGACGCACTTCTGCGCGATCCATGGCCTTCAGGGAAACGAAACCGAACTTCGGCAGGCGACGATGCAGCGGCTGTTGACCGCCTTCAAAGCCTGGAGCAATGGTGCCACCGGAGCGGGAAGTCTGACCTTTGTGACCACGGCCACCAGTCTTACCCAAACCACTACCGATACCACGGCCCGGACGATGCTTTTCGCGACGGGAACCCGGCGCTGGACTCAGATCATTGAGTTTCATCGATTAACCCTCGACACGCAGCATGTAGTAAGCCTTGTTGATCATCCCGCGATTCTCGGGAGTATCCTGGACTTCTACAGTGTGACCGATGCGACGCAGACCCAGACCCTTAACGCACAGTTTGTGGTTAGGGATGCGGCCGGTCATGCTTTTGATCAGCGTAACTTTAACGGTAGCCATGATTACTTGATCCCCTCAACAGGCAGGCCACGCTTGGCAGCGATGGACTCAGGAGACTGCATAGCCTTCAGACCCTTGAAAGTGGCGTGAACCACGTTTACAGGGTTAGTCGAGCCGTAGCACTTGGCCAGAACGTTCTGAACGCCAGCAACTTCGAGGACAGCACGCATAGCGCCGCCAGCGATGATACCGGTACCTTCAGAAGCAGGCTGCATGTACACCTTCGAAGCGCCGTGGGCGGACTTCATTGCGTACTGCAGAGTGGTGCCGTTCAGATCAACCTGGATCATGTTGCGGCGAGCAGCTTCCATTGCCTTCTGGATCGCAGCAGGCACTTCACGCGACTTGCCACGGCCGAAGCCAACACGCCCTTTACCATCACCAACCACGGTCAACGCGGTGAAAGTGAAGATACGGCCGCCTTTAACGGTTTTGGCTACGCGGTTAACTTGAACCAGCTTCTCGATGTAGCCTTCGTCGCGCTTTTGGTCGTTATTTGACATAACTTAGAACTCCAGCCCAGCTTCACGAGCAGCATCAGCCAGCGCTTTAACGCGGCCGTGGTACTTGAAGCCAGAGCGGTCGAAAGCCACCTGCGAGACGCCAGCGGCCTTAGCACGCGTAGCGACCAGCTGGCCAACCTTAGTGGCCGCGTCGATGTTGCCAGTGGCGCCATCACGCAGTTCTTTATCCAAAGTCGAGGCGCTTGCCAGGACTTTGTTGCCGTCGGCCGAAATGACCTGGGCGTAGATGTGCTGCGAAGAGCGGAACACGCAGAGACGCACGACTTCGAGTTCGTGCATTTTCAGGCGTGCTTTGCGAGCGCGACGCAGTCGAGTAACTTTTTTGTCGGTCATTTGCTATGCCCTACTTCTTCTTGGCTTCTTTACGACGGACGACTTCGTCCGCGTAGCGCACACCTTTGCCTTTGTACGGCTCTGGTGGACGGAAGTCGCGGATCTCGGCGGCCACTTGACCTACCAGCTGCTTATCGATGCCCTTGATCAGGATATCGGTCTGGCTAGGAGTCTCAGCGGTGATGCCTTCCGGCAGTTCGTAATCCACTGGGTGCGAGAAGCCAAGAGCCAGGTTCAGCACCTGACCTTTTGCTTGCGCTTTGTAACCAACACCGACCAGCTGGAGCTTGCGCTCGAAGCCTTGGCTTACGCCCTGGACCATGTTGTTTACCAACGCACGAGTGGTACCGGCCATTGCGCGAGTCTGTTGATCGCCATTGCGAGCAGCAAAACGCAGCTCACCGGCTTCTTCAACGACCTCAACGGACGAATGGACGTTCAGTTCAAGAGTACCCTTGGCACCCTTCACCGAAAGCTGTTGGCCTGCGAATTTTACTTCGACACCGGCTGGCAGCTTAACGGGGTTCTTAGCGACGCGAGACATGCTTATCCCCCTTAGAACACAGTGCAAAGAACTTCGCCGCCGACACCGGCAGCGCGCGCAGCACGATCAGTCATCACACCTTTGTTGGTGGAGACGATAGACACACCGAGACCGCCACGTACTTTTGGCAGTTCTTCGACGGACTTGTACTGACGCAGGCCTGGACGGCTAACGCGCTTCACTTCCTCGATGACCGGACGGCCTTCGAAGTATTTCAGCTCGATGGACAGCAGTGGTTTGGTTTCGCTGCTGATCTGATAACCCGCGATGTAACCTTCGTCCTTCAGGACTTTTGCTACAGCCACCTTCAACGTGGAAGACGGCATGCTTACGACGGACTTTTCAGCCATCTGGGCATTACGGATTCGAGTTAGCATGTCCGCTAACGGGTCCTGCATACTCATGGGCTAGACGCTCCTAATACAGAAAAATTAGCCTTGCGGCTACTACTTGTCGCCGAGAAATTCCGGGCGTAAAAAACACGGGCTCAGGCGAGCCGGTCATTCTAGACACACCCCAGAAATGAATCAAGCCCCAAAAGGGGCTTGATTCAAGTTCAAGGCCACCGATGGTCAGGTTCTTGCGACCCCGACCATCAAGGCTTTGACAGCAATTACCAGCTGGCTTTAACCAGACCTGGAACGTCACCACGCATTGCCGCTTCACGCAGTTTGTTACGGCCCAGGCCGAACTTGCGGTAAACGCCGTGCGGACGACCGGTCAGGCGGCAACGGTTACGCATGCGCGAAGCGCTTGCGTCACGCGGCTGCTTCTGCAGAGCTACGGTAGCTTCCCAACGCGCTTCTGGACTTGCGTTCAGATCGACGATGATAGCTTTCAGCGCTGCACGCTTGACGGCGTACTTGGCAACGGTGAGCTGACGCTTCAGCTCACGGTTTTTCATGCTCTTCTTGGCCATTTTCCTACTCCAATCAGTTGCGGAACGGGAATTTGAAAGCACGCAGCAGAGCGCGGCCTTCATCATCGTTCTTGGCAGTGGTGGTCAGGGTAATGTCCAGACCGCGGAGAGCATCGATCTTGTCGTAGTCGATTTCCGGGAAGATGATCTGCTCTTTCACGCCCATGCTGTAGTTGCCACGACCATCGAAGGACTTGGCATTCAGGCCGCGGAAGTCGCGAACCCGAGGCAGGGAGATCGACAGCAGACGATCCAGGAACTCGTACATACGCTCACGGCGCAGGGTCACTTTGACGCCGATCGGCCAACCTTCACGGACTTTAAAGCCAGCGATGGATTTGCGAGCGTAGGTCACAACGACTTTCTGGCCGGTGATCTTTTCCAGGTCAGCAACAGCGTGCTCGATGACTTTTTTGTCGCCGATCGCTTCGCCCAGACCCATGTTCAGGGTGATTTTGGTAACGCGCGGAACTTCCATCACGTTCGAAAGCTTAAGTTCTTCCTTAAGTTTCGGAGCGATTTCCTTCCGGTAAATCTCTTTTAGTCGTGCCATGGTCTTCTACCTAGCAGTGTTCAAGCATCAACCGCTTTTTGGGTCGACTTGAAGACACGAATTTTCTTACCGTCTTCTACTTTGAAACCAACGCGGTCAGCCTTGTTGGTTTCGCCGTTGAAGATGGCGACGTTGGAAGCGTGCAATGGCGCTTCTTTCTCGACGATACCGCCCTGTACGCCCGACATCGGGTTAGGCTTGGTATGACGCTTGACCAGGTTCAGACCACCAACAACCAGACGGTTGTCAGCAAGAACCTTCAGCACCTTACCGCGCTTACCTTTGTCTTTGCCGGCGATCACGATGATCTCGTCGTCACGACGAATCTTTTGCATGTCGGATCTCCTTACAGCACTTCTGGGGCGAGCGAGACGATCTTCATGAACTTCTCAGTACGAAGTTCACGGGTCACTGGCCCAAAGATACGGGTGCCGATCGGCTCTTGCTTGTTGTTCAGAAGAACAGCAGCGTTGCCATCAAAGCGGATAATGGAGCCATCAGCACGACGTACGCCGTGACGAGTGCGGACTACAACTGCAGTCATCACTTGGCCTTTTTTCACCTTACCGCGAGGAATTGCTTCCTTCACGGTAACTTTGATGATGTCACCGATACCAGCGTAACGACGATGGGAGCCACCCAGCACCTTGATGCACATAACGCGGCGAGCGCCGCTGTTATCGGCCACATCGAGCATGGATTGAGTCTGAATCATATAATTTCTCCGACCCCTAGCCCTTAGACTTCCACAGCGCGTTCGAGAACATCAACCAGCGCCCAAGACTTGGTCTTGGCCATCGGACGAGTTTCACGAATAGTGACTTTGTCGCCGATGTGGCACTGATTGGTTTCGTCGTGCGCGTGCAGCTTAGTCGAACGCTTAACGTATTTACCGTAGATCGGGTGCTTAACGCGACGCTCGATCAGAACGGTGATGGTTTTGTCCATCTTGTCGCTGACAACACGGCCAGTCAGCGTACGGACAGTTTTTTCGGCTTCAGCCATGATCACTTACCTGCCTGCTGGTTGAGCACAGTCTTCACGCGAGCGATGTCACGCTTAACTTGCGAGAGCAGATGAGACTGCCCCAACTGGCCAGTTGCTTTCTGCATGCGCAGATTGAACTGGTCGCGCAGCAAGCCGAGCAGTTGCTCGTTCAGCTGCTGTGCGGATTTTTCACGAAGTTCATTCGCTTTCATCACATCACCGTCCGTTTAACAAAGGAGGTGGCGAGCGGCAGCTTTGCAGCAGCCAGGGCGAAAGCCTCACGCGCCAGCTCTTCAGAAACACCCTCGATTTCATACAGGACTTTGCCTGGCTGAATCTGGGCAACCCAGTACTCCACGTTACCCTTACCTTTACCCATACGAACCTCGAGAGGCTTCTTGGAGATCGGCTTGTCCGGGAATACACGGATCCAGATCTTGCCGCCACGTTTTACGTGACGGGTCAGAGCACGACGCGCTGACTCGATCTGACGAGCGGTGAGACGACCACGAGCTACAGACTTCAGCGCGAACTCGCCGAAGCTGACTTTGCTACCGCGCAGTGCCAGACCACGGTTGTGGCCGGTCATCTGCTTGCGGAACTTCGTACGCTTAGGTTGCAACATTTGGCGTACCCCTTACTTAGCAGCTTTTTTACGAGGCGCTGGTGCTTGTGGTTTCAGCTCTTCTTGGCGACCACCAATTACTTCGCCTTTGAAGATCCAAACCTTTACACCGATCACACCGTAAGTGGTGTGAGCTTCGTAGTTGGCATAGTCGATGTCGGCACGCAGGGTGTGCAGTGGCACA is a window from the Pseudomonas gozinkensis genome containing:
- the secY gene encoding preprotein translocase subunit SecY, with translation MAKQGALSALGKGGMSELWARLRFLFLAIIVYRIGAHIPVPGINPDRLADLFRQNEGTILSLFNMFSGGALERMSIFALGIMPYISASIIMQLMTAVSPQLEQLKKEGEAGRRKISQYTRYGTVVLALVQAIGMSIGLAGQGVAFTGDFGFHFVAVSTFVAGAMFMMWLGEQITERGVGNGISMLIFSGIVAGLPRAIGQSFESARQGDINIFALVAIGLLAVAIIGFVVFIERGQRRIAVHYAKRQQGRKVFAAQTSHLPLKVNMAGVIPAIFASSILLFPASLGAWFGQSEGMGWLQDISQSIAPGQPLNILLFSAGIIFFCFFYTALMFNPKDVAENLKKSGAFIPGIRPGEQSARYIDGVLTRLTMFGALYMTAVCLLPQFLVVAANVPFYLGGTSLLIVVVVVMDFMSQVQSHLVSHQYESLMKKANLKGYGSGMLR
- the rplO gene encoding 50S ribosomal protein L15: MKLNDLSPAPGSRREKHRPGRGIGSGLGKTGGRGHKGQTSRSGGTIAPGFEGGQQPLHRRLPKFGFVSLKAMDRAEVRLSELAKVEGDIVTVQSLKDANVINVNVQRVKIMLSGEVTRAVTIGKGIGATKGARAAIEAAGGKFEE
- the rpmD gene encoding 50S ribosomal protein L30; the protein is MATVKVTLIKSMTGRIPNHKLCVKGLGLRRIGHTVEVQDTPENRGMINKAYYMLRVEG
- the rpsE gene encoding 30S ribosomal protein S5, producing MSNNDQKRDEGYIEKLVQVNRVAKTVKGGRIFTFTALTVVGDGKGRVGFGRGKSREVPAAIQKAMEAARRNMIQVDLNGTTLQYAMKSAHGASKVYMQPASEGTGIIAGGAMRAVLEVAGVQNVLAKCYGSTNPVNVVHATFKGLKAMQSPESIAAKRGLPVEGIK
- the rplR gene encoding 50S ribosomal protein L18, with the protein product MTDKKVTRLRRARKARLKMHELEVVRLCVFRSSQHIYAQVISADGNKVLASASTLDKELRDGATGNIDAATKVGQLVATRAKAAGVSQVAFDRSGFKYHGRVKALADAAREAGLEF
- the rplF gene encoding 50S ribosomal protein L6, yielding MSRVAKNPVKLPAGVEVKFAGQQLSVKGAKGTLELNVHSSVEVVEEAGELRFAARNGDQQTRAMAGTTRALVNNMVQGVSQGFERKLQLVGVGYKAQAKGQVLNLALGFSHPVDYELPEGITAETPSQTDILIKGIDKQLVGQVAAEIRDFRPPEPYKGKGVRYADEVVRRKEAKKK
- the rpsH gene encoding 30S ribosomal protein S8 is translated as MSMQDPLADMLTRIRNAQMAEKSVVSMPSSTLKVAVAKVLKDEGYIAGYQISSETKPLLSIELKYFEGRPVIEEVKRVSRPGLRQYKSVEELPKVRGGLGVSIVSTNKGVMTDRAARAAGVGGEVLCTVF
- the rpsN gene encoding 30S ribosomal protein S14; protein product: MAKKSMKNRELKRQLTVAKYAVKRAALKAIIVDLNASPEARWEATVALQKQPRDASASRMRNRCRLTGRPHGVYRKFGLGRNKLREAAMRGDVPGLVKASW
- the rplE gene encoding 50S ribosomal protein L5 translates to MARLKEIYRKEIAPKLKEELKLSNVMEVPRVTKITLNMGLGEAIGDKKVIEHAVADLEKITGQKVVVTYARKSIAGFKVREGWPIGVKVTLRRERMYEFLDRLLSISLPRVRDFRGLNAKSFDGRGNYSMGVKEQIIFPEIDYDKIDALRGLDITLTTTAKNDDEGRALLRAFKFPFRN
- the rplX gene encoding 50S ribosomal protein L24 translates to MQKIRRDDEIIVIAGKDKGKRGKVLKVLADNRLVVGGLNLVKRHTKPNPMSGVQGGIVEKEAPLHASNVAIFNGETNKADRVGFKVEDGKKIRVFKSTQKAVDA
- the rplN gene encoding 50S ribosomal protein L14; translation: MIQTQSMLDVADNSGARRVMCIKVLGGSHRRYAGIGDIIKVTVKEAIPRGKVKKGQVMTAVVVRTRHGVRRADGSIIRFDGNAAVLLNNKQEPIGTRIFGPVTRELRTEKFMKIVSLAPEVL
- the rpsQ gene encoding 30S ribosomal protein S17; the encoded protein is MAEAEKTVRTLTGRVVSDKMDKTITVLIERRVKHPIYGKYVKRSTKLHAHDETNQCHIGDKVTIRETRPMAKTKSWALVDVLERAVEV
- the rpmC gene encoding 50S ribosomal protein L29; protein product: MKANELREKSAQQLNEQLLGLLRDQFNLRMQKATGQLGQSHLLSQVKRDIARVKTVLNQQAGK
- the rplP gene encoding 50S ribosomal protein L16, with the translated sequence MLQPKRTKFRKQMTGHNRGLALRGSKVSFGEFALKSVARGRLTARQIESARRALTRHVKRGGKIWIRVFPDKPISKKPLEVRMGKGKGNVEYWVAQIQPGKVLYEIEGVSEELAREAFALAAAKLPLATSFVKRTVM